The Juglans microcarpa x Juglans regia isolate MS1-56 chromosome 2S, Jm3101_v1.0, whole genome shotgun sequence genome has a window encoding:
- the LOC121252348 gene encoding uncharacterized protein LOC121252348, protein MAEMVGETAKKLDHFLLVTVLLLMLFSPHTTRWGAIASSIQLDNGTRAAFDYQGRMEEPELLFDSEISRMLVDYQTVTGGTKSPTKPAVSDCNRPPRYKSCLPDKTGIKPKQKCVPYARGCK, encoded by the coding sequence GTGGGAGAAACAGCGAAGAAGCTGGATCACTTTCTTCTGGTGACAGTGCTGCTGCTGATGTTATTCTCGCCGCACACGACTCGTTGGGGAGCGATTGCTTCTTCAATCCAGCTTGACAACGGCACCCGCGCCGCCTTTGATTACCAGGGCCGCATGGAGGAGCCAGAGCTGCTCTTCGATTCGGAAATAAGCAGGATGCTTGTTGACTATCAGACTGTCACTGGGGGCACTAAATCCCCTACTAAGCCTGCAGTTTCCGACTGTAACCGACCTCCAAGGTACAAAAGCTGTCTTCCCGATAAAACCGGCATTAAGCCAAAACAAAAGTGTGTTCCCTACGCACGCGGTTGCAAATGA